One Planktothrix serta PCC 8927 DNA segment encodes these proteins:
- the pipX gene encoding transcriptional coactivator PipX: MTTETYMNHPNFGLLFKICPVEDHQELFTTLYAQRLFFLVTQGPTGLKFEPISRSDAKLLVEIRLRMLRRTAQTEEYKKLQVAHQNTFQ; the protein is encoded by the coding sequence ATGACCACAGAAACTTACATGAATCATCCCAACTTCGGGTTATTGTTCAAAATATGCCCCGTTGAGGATCATCAAGAATTGTTCACAACCCTTTACGCCCAGCGTCTATTTTTCTTAGTGACCCAGGGGCCAACGGGATTAAAATTTGAACCCATTAGTCGTTCTGATGCGAAACTTTTAGTTGAAATTCGCTTAAGAATGCTTCGCCGAACCGCACAAACGGAGGAATACAAAAAACTCCAAGTTGCCCATCAAAATACCTTTCAATAA
- a CDS encoding TOBE domain-containing protein, producing the protein MKVSARNALKGIVKSVVTGAVNDEVTVEISPELVITAVITKTSAENLGLAVGKEVYALIKSSDVIIAVD; encoded by the coding sequence ATGAAAGTTAGTGCACGCAATGCCTTAAAAGGAATCGTTAAGTCTGTGGTGACAGGGGCTGTCAACGATGAAGTTACAGTTGAAATTTCTCCTGAATTGGTAATAACAGCCGTTATTACCAAAACCTCGGCTGAAAACCTGGGACTGGCAGTAGGTAAGGAAGTTTACGCATTAATTAAATCATCAGATGTCATAATCGCCGTCGATTAG
- a CDS encoding NupC/NupG family nucleoside CNT transporter, with protein MERGISLLGLFVFVGISYLFSVNRKAIRWRPVLWGIALQLIFAVLILKTTPGFMIFEFLGNCVTQFLNFSDQGAKFVFGENFQDHFIAFKVLPTIIFFSSFISILYHYGILQKVVETVAWVMMRTLKTSGSETLSCSANIFIGQTEAPLLIKPYILTLTNSELHAVMTGGFATIAGGVMAAYISFGIPAQHILAASVMSAPAALAISKIFYPETEISLTQGKVKIEVKPTSANGIDAAATGASEGMKLALNVAAMLIAFLGLLALINGVLQGFGSLLGLPSLSLEGIFAYLFAPVAWLMGVPISDCLQVGILLGKKTILNEFIAYLDLKILVENAQNIAQGKIANNTVPTISERAVIISTYALCGFSNIGSIAIQIGGISAMAPERQPDVARLGIRAMIAGSIACFMTACIAGLIL; from the coding sequence ATGGAACGTGGGATTTCACTTTTAGGATTATTTGTTTTTGTAGGAATTTCCTACCTCTTTTCAGTGAATCGAAAAGCCATTCGTTGGCGTCCGGTATTATGGGGAATTGCTTTACAGTTAATTTTTGCCGTTCTCATCCTCAAAACTACCCCTGGTTTTATGATATTTGAGTTTCTAGGTAATTGTGTAACTCAGTTTCTCAATTTTTCTGATCAAGGAGCTAAATTTGTCTTTGGAGAAAACTTTCAAGATCATTTTATCGCCTTCAAAGTTCTGCCCACAATTATCTTTTTCTCCTCTTTTATTTCAATTCTTTATCATTATGGAATTTTACAAAAGGTTGTAGAAACTGTTGCTTGGGTGATGATGCGAACCTTGAAAACATCGGGGTCAGAAACTCTCTCCTGTTCGGCTAATATTTTTATCGGACAAACGGAGGCTCCGTTATTAATTAAACCCTATATTTTGACCTTAACAAATTCAGAACTTCATGCAGTCATGACCGGAGGATTTGCTACGATTGCTGGAGGGGTAATGGCGGCATATATTTCCTTTGGAATTCCCGCCCAACATATTTTAGCGGCTTCGGTAATGTCGGCTCCTGCTGCTTTAGCTATTTCTAAAATATTCTATCCTGAAACCGAAATATCTTTAACTCAAGGAAAAGTCAAAATTGAGGTAAAACCCACTTCTGCTAATGGAATTGATGCGGCAGCAACGGGAGCCAGTGAGGGTATGAAATTAGCCTTAAATGTGGCAGCGATGTTAATTGCTTTTTTAGGATTATTAGCGTTAATTAATGGAGTTTTACAAGGGTTTGGCAGTCTTTTGGGTTTGCCTTCCTTATCTTTAGAAGGAATCTTTGCTTATTTATTTGCTCCTGTGGCGTGGTTAATGGGAGTTCCGATTTCAGATTGTTTACAGGTGGGAATATTATTAGGTAAGAAAACAATTTTAAATGAATTTATTGCCTATTTAGATTTAAAAATATTAGTAGAAAATGCTCAAAATATTGCTCAGGGTAAAATAGCTAATAACACCGTCCCCACGATTTCAGAACGAGCCGTTATTATCTCAACCTATGCCTTATGTGGGTTTTCTAATATTGGTTCTATAGCGATACAAATTGGCGGAATTTCAGCAATGGCCCCTGAACGACAACCGGACGTTGCGCGATTAGGAATTAGAGCCATGATAGCGGGTTCTATTGCTTGTTTTATGACCGCTTGTATTGCCGGACTAATTTTATAA
- the der gene encoding ribosome biogenesis GTPase Der, with amino-acid sequence MSLPIVAIIGRPNVGKSTLVNRLAGSPDAIVHDQPGITRDRTYRPAFWQDREFQVVDTGGLVFDDDTEFLPMIREQAMTALNEATAAILVVDGQMGVTGGDEAIATWLRAQSVPTLLAVNKCESPTTGLIQAAQFWELGLGEPYPISSIHGSGTGELLDELIQYLPPLDQIEEQKEIKVAIIGRPNVGKSSLLNAFLGENRAIVSPISGTTRDAIDTVIERNDKTYRLIDTAGIRRKKNVEYGAEFFGINRAFKAINRADVVLLVIDAIDQVTDQDQKLADRIIEEGRSCVIVVNKWDAVEKDTYTILDYEKEVRAKLYFMDWAELIFISAKTGQRVEKILNLVDTAAEGHERRVTTAVINEVIEEAISWHSPPVTRQGKQGKIYYGTQVSSKPPTLVLFVNDPKRFNDNYRRYIDSQFRKQLGFKGTPIKLIWRGKSAREVERNPANRATRVK; translated from the coding sequence ATGTCTTTACCTATTGTTGCTATTATTGGTCGTCCTAATGTCGGGAAATCAACCCTGGTAAATCGTTTAGCGGGAAGTCCCGATGCGATTGTTCATGATCAACCCGGTATTACCCGCGATCGCACCTATCGACCTGCGTTTTGGCAAGATCGAGAATTTCAGGTGGTGGATACGGGGGGATTAGTGTTTGATGATGATACGGAATTTTTGCCTATGATTCGAGAACAAGCGATGACGGCTTTAAACGAAGCCACCGCCGCGATTTTGGTGGTCGATGGTCAAATGGGGGTAACGGGAGGGGATGAAGCGATCGCAACTTGGCTGCGCGCACAATCTGTACCCACTTTATTAGCCGTCAATAAATGCGAATCTCCGACAACGGGATTAATTCAAGCCGCACAATTTTGGGAACTGGGACTGGGAGAGCCCTATCCAATTTCTAGTATTCATGGATCAGGAACTGGGGAATTATTAGATGAGTTAATTCAATATTTACCCCCACTTGATCAAATTGAAGAACAAAAAGAAATCAAAGTAGCAATTATTGGTCGTCCTAATGTGGGGAAATCGAGTTTATTGAATGCGTTTTTAGGGGAAAATCGCGCTATTGTTAGTCCGATTTCCGGTACAACACGGGATGCGATTGATACCGTTATTGAACGCAATGATAAAACCTATCGGTTAATTGATACCGCCGGAATTCGACGCAAGAAAAATGTTGAATATGGGGCGGAATTTTTTGGAATTAATCGCGCCTTTAAAGCCATTAATCGCGCGGATGTGGTGTTATTAGTCATTGATGCCATTGATCAAGTTACGGATCAAGATCAAAAATTAGCTGATCGGATTATAGAAGAAGGTCGATCTTGTGTGATTGTTGTTAATAAATGGGATGCGGTTGAGAAGGATACCTATACCATTTTAGACTATGAAAAAGAGGTTCGAGCCAAACTTTATTTTATGGATTGGGCGGAGTTGATTTTTATTAGCGCCAAAACAGGTCAACGGGTTGAAAAAATTCTCAATTTAGTCGATACGGCTGCTGAAGGTCACGAACGACGAGTGACAACGGCTGTTATTAATGAAGTGATTGAAGAAGCAATAAGTTGGCATTCTCCCCCTGTTACTCGTCAAGGAAAACAAGGGAAAATCTATTATGGAACCCAGGTTAGTAGCAAACCCCCAACTTTGGTTTTATTCGTTAATGATCCTAAACGATTTAATGATAATTACCGTCGTTATATTGATAGCCAATTCCGCAAACAATTAGGCTTTAAAGGGACACCAATTAAATTAATTTGGCGTGGAAAATCTGCCAGAGAAGTTGAACGAAATCCCGCTAACCGAGCCACCCGCGTTAAATAA
- a CDS encoding energy-coupling factor transporter transmembrane component T family protein, whose amino-acid sequence MDLLRSLPIGLYLEQPITWLHRLDARIKLVWLMSFLVAPLLANPVWRLVLVGLLILITLLARIPLRVWKRQMGWLLMFCGLLFLVSCIMPDGLAVDHQPRLPEHELSFDLFANQQEKQTNQQSNSAANFPQPTSYRYVLFSLGPLEITRYSVDLGIRTSTLLFTLVYSTNLYLLTTASEEIAMALESLMEPLRWLKLPVTEIALTLTLSLRFFPLVLEEIQNLIRSVRTRAINWKKLGLKRTIQVWLTIAERLLQNLLLRAEQISSAMQVRGFTSPNEHRVEWHQLRFKRWDSIALIGLTLFWGVRLIWGGEV is encoded by the coding sequence ATGGACTTACTGCGATCGCTACCCATTGGACTATATTTAGAACAACCGATTACTTGGTTACATCGTTTAGATGCCAGAATTAAGTTAGTGTGGTTGATGAGCTTTTTAGTAGCTCCTCTGTTGGCGAACCCTGTATGGCGATTAGTATTAGTTGGATTGTTAATTTTAATTACCTTATTAGCTCGAATTCCTCTGCGAGTTTGGAAGCGACAAATGGGATGGTTACTAATGTTTTGTGGGTTATTATTTCTCGTGAGTTGTATTATGCCCGATGGTTTAGCCGTAGACCATCAACCGCGACTTCCTGAACATGAATTAAGCTTTGATTTATTCGCAAATCAACAAGAAAAACAAACGAATCAGCAATCTAACTCAGCAGCGAACTTCCCTCAACCCACATCCTATCGCTATGTGTTGTTTTCCCTAGGGCCGTTAGAAATTACCCGCTATTCTGTAGACTTAGGAATTAGAACCAGTACCTTATTATTTACCTTAGTTTATAGTACAAATTTGTATTTGCTGACCACCGCATCTGAAGAAATTGCGATGGCGTTAGAAAGCTTAATGGAACCGCTACGATGGTTAAAGTTACCTGTTACAGAAATAGCCTTAACTCTTACCCTCTCATTACGATTTTTTCCCCTAGTTTTAGAGGAAATTCAAAATTTAATCCGTTCAGTGCGAACTCGTGCTATTAACTGGAAAAAACTAGGGCTAAAACGAACCATTCAGGTTTGGTTAACCATTGCAGAACGACTTCTACAAAACTTATTATTACGCGCCGAACAAATTTCCAGTGCCATGCAGGTGCGAGGGTTCACCAGTCCCAACGAGCATCGGGTGGAATGGCATCAACTCCGCTTTAAACGCTGGGATAGTATCGCCCTCATTGGTTTAACATTGTTCTGGGGTGTGCGTTTAATTTGGGGGGGAGAAGTTTGA
- a CDS encoding group I truncated hemoglobin — MATLYEKLGGKEAVDIAVDKFYDRVINDERIKHFFANTDMKAQKQHQKDFMTYAFGGVERFTGRDMRESHTKLVTEMGLTDIHFDAIAENLIETLKELGIAQNLIDEVASIVGSVAHRNDVLNR, encoded by the coding sequence ATGGCTACACTCTATGAAAAATTAGGTGGGAAAGAGGCTGTAGATATAGCGGTAGACAAATTTTATGATCGGGTGATCAATGATGAGCGAATCAAACATTTTTTCGCTAATACCGATATGAAAGCACAAAAACAACATCAAAAAGACTTTATGACTTATGCTTTTGGTGGGGTAGAGCGTTTTACAGGTCGTGATATGAGAGAATCTCATACAAAATTAGTCACAGAAATGGGTTTAACAGATATTCATTTTGATGCGATCGCCGAAAACTTAATTGAAACCTTAAAAGAGTTAGGTATAGCACAAAACTTAATTGATGAAGTAGCCTCTATTGTTGGCTCTGTAGCTCATCGTAATGACGTTTTGAACCGTTAA